The following is a genomic window from candidate division WOR-3 bacterium.
GATTTGGACTACTGATTTTTCTAAGATTGGTTTAAAACCTGAGGATTTAAAGATTATGGAAGAAATGGGAAAATTCTTTTCAGAGATGATGAAAGGAGTTTCTTTTTATAAGATACAGACCGAAAAGAAGGAAGATAAGTTTTTCGGCGTCCCTGTAAGAATAATCGGTTATGATAAAGGTGAGAAGAAATTTAAAATGGAGTTAAAAGAGATAAAACGAGAAAATCTTGCTCCAACCCTTTTTGAGATACCAAAGGGATACAAGAAAGAGAAGTTAAAGATTGAAGAATAAAAGTTAATTCCTATAAAATTCAATTAATTTCTTTCTTATTATTAGTTGCTTCTCCCAATTTCCGTAGATTTTTCCTTTCGGAAGAAGTTCTTTGATTAGTTTTATTATTTCTTCGTTATAAGAGAAATCTTTTAAACCAATTTTAAAAAGGGGTGTTTGAGGTAGAGGTATAAAAGTATGGAGATGAATTCTTGCGCCAATTTTTGTTAAATCTTTAATTACTTTTATTGTCTCTTTTATATCTTCTTCTTTTTCATTAGGAAAACCAAAAATAAAATCTAAATTTGCCTTTAAATTATTTTTTATTGTTATTTCCGTTGCCTTATAAATATCTTCTATTTTATGTCCCCGATTTATTATTTTTAAAATCCTTTCGCTACCTGATTGGGCACCAATCACTAAATTATCGTTATCACAATATTTTTTTATTAAAGATATTGTTTCTTCATTAACAAATTCCGGTCTAACTTCCGAAGGGAAAGTTCCCAAAAATATCCTTCCTTTATCCTTTATAAAATTTCTTATATTTTTCAAAAGTTCTTCTAAGGCTGAATAATTAATACTTTTGCCATCAATTGAACCATAGGCAAAACTGTTTGGTGTGATAAATCTTATATCCCTTTTGTTATTTCT
Proteins encoded in this region:
- a CDS encoding TIGR04013 family B12-binding domain/radical SAM domain-containing protein, with the translated sequence MYETNIIIYYSKDNRYSFNPLIPLLEKDFNIFFAKKEEDLLKLLKELTGDKFLLVSFFTTQIFEIKNLVKKIRNLNIKNLTLIAGGPHPTGMPKEVLNFGFDYVVCGEGEYVILDLIKNKPKEKIIYGEKVLNLDIFLPFSERYKKFGPIEISRGCPFGCYFCQTPFLFGKNMRHRSIDSILKLVEILIRNNKRDIRFITPNSFAYGSIDGKSINYSALEELLKNIRNFIKDKGRIFLGTFPSEVRPEFVNEETISLIKKYCDNDNLVIGAQSGSERILKIINRGHKIEDIYKATEITIKNNLKANLDFIFGFPNEKEEDIKETIKVIKDLTKIGARIHLHTFIPLPQTPLFKIGLKDFSYNEEIIKLIKELLPKGKIYGNWEKQLIIRKKLIEFYRN
- a CDS encoding DUF4412 domain-containing protein, which encodes IWTTDFSKIGLKPEDLKIMEEMGKFFSEMMKGVSFYKIQTEKKEDKFFGVPVRIIGYDKGEKKFKMELKEIKRENLAPTLFEIPKGYKKEKLKIEE